The Clostridioides sp. ES-S-0010-02 genome window below encodes:
- the ssb gene encoding single-stranded DNA-binding protein has translation MNQVVLVGRLTKDPELRYIPGTGTPVASFTIAIDRDYVKKDGSKETDFIPVEVMGKSAEFCANYITKGRLVALQGSIRVDNYQTQSGEKRTFTKVSTRSVQALDSKNKSENSYKESAPAFEPSFEPQGLDPQGFQAIDDDDIPF, from the coding sequence ATGAATCAAGTTGTATTAGTGGGAAGGTTAACTAAAGACCCTGAATTAAGATACATCCCAGGTACAGGAACACCAGTGGCATCATTTACAATAGCCATTGATAGAGACTATGTAAAAAAAGATGGATCTAAAGAAACTGATTTTATACCTGTTGAAGTAATGGGTAAATCCGCTGAATTTTGTGCCAACTACATAACTAAAGGTAGATTAGTTGCACTTCAAGGATCGATAAGAGTAGACAATTATCAGACACAATCAGGCGAAAAAAGAACTTTTACAAAAGTAAGTACTAGATCGGTACAAGCTTTAGATAGCAAGAATAAATCGGAAAATTCATATAAAGAGAGTGCTCCAGCTTTTGAGCCAAGCTTTGAACCTCAAGGGTTAGACCCACAAGGTTTCCAAGCTATAGATGATGACGATATACCATTTTAA
- a CDS encoding 30S ribosomal protein S18 encodes MMNKKRRKKKRVCQFCADKNAKIDYKSTQRLQKYITERGKILPRRISGTCAKHQRELTVAIKRSRNIALLPYTLD; translated from the coding sequence ATGATGAATAAAAAAAGACGTAAGAAAAAAAGAGTTTGTCAATTTTGTGCTGACAAAAACGCTAAAATAGATTACAAAAGTACTCAGAGATTACAAAAGTATATAACTGAAAGAGGAAAGATATTACCAAGAAGAATATCTGGAACTTGTGCTAAGCATCAAAGAGAATTAACAGTTGCTATAAAAAGATCAAGAAATATAGCACTTTTACCATATACATTAGATTAA
- a CDS encoding MazG-like family protein, translated as MKIDKGSEITRNIKIIEWMKTEILMSVSDLFNLLFKGVKPLDEAIQDTLANIIMITYLLAKRLGISFRDVDYKVKEKIKIGIEEDHSVERWYGDLSNLKKHMDNRE; from the coding sequence GTGAAAATAGATAAAGGTTCTGAGATAACAAGAAACATAAAGATAATAGAGTGGATGAAAACAGAAATATTAATGAGTGTAAGTGATTTGTTTAACTTATTATTTAAAGGGGTAAAACCTTTAGATGAGGCAATTCAAGATACTCTAGCAAATATAATAATGATAACATATCTCTTAGCAAAGAGATTAGGAATTAGTTTTAGAGACGTAGATTATAAAGTCAAGGAAAAAATAAAAATTGGTATAGAGGAAGACCATAGTGTTGAAAGATGGTATGGAGATTTATCTAACTTAAAAAAACATATGGATAATAGGGAGTGA
- a CDS encoding YybS family protein codes for MNNKIRLSKAMSIIVLAIIIALVIAYIPMLGMFSILAAVPYVIIGAITDKKYSFLSILITFCVLVLFADISYALNICIMYSLPGIAIGKMLKRSFEQEDSNKFEPIYGGTIIFVLAMVVYFFVLKTFLNVNLLDEVSKMITEIVNIQKNSFSATELKVFDKMKPDEIVSYFTNMLPMMLFLQGLLSAFVTYYLSVFFIKRITNLNIRFPKFADFYLPGNAIVTTFLLYLLVLFIEIIGSKLYTELIMTNLQLVFNLMFVIQGIAVCIYYLKKWIRQGPNKIMFLSGIILCLFGFMGISFVGMVDSIIDFRKVRSYKST; via the coding sequence TTGAATAATAAAATTAGACTATCTAAAGCCATGTCTATAATAGTTTTAGCTATAATAATTGCTTTAGTAATAGCCTATATTCCAATGCTAGGAATGTTTAGCATATTAGCAGCTGTCCCATATGTAATTATAGGTGCCATCACTGATAAAAAGTATTCTTTTTTATCTATTTTGATTACATTTTGTGTGCTAGTTTTATTTGCAGACATTTCGTATGCATTAAATATATGTATAATGTATTCTTTGCCAGGCATAGCAATAGGAAAGATGCTAAAGAGAAGTTTTGAGCAAGAAGATAGTAATAAATTTGAACCAATATATGGAGGAACAATAATATTTGTGCTTGCAATGGTTGTGTATTTCTTTGTATTGAAGACATTTTTAAATGTAAATTTATTAGATGAAGTTTCTAAAATGATAACAGAAATTGTAAATATTCAAAAAAATAGTTTTTCTGCAACTGAGCTTAAAGTATTTGATAAAATGAAGCCAGATGAAATTGTAAGTTATTTTACAAATATGCTACCAATGATGTTATTCTTACAAGGTTTATTATCAGCATTTGTAACATATTATTTAAGCGTATTCTTTATCAAAAGGATTACAAATTTGAATATAAGATTTCCTAAATTTGCTGACTTTTATTTACCAGGAAATGCTATAGTCACAACTTTTTTACTTTATTTATTAGTCTTATTTATTGAAATTATTGGCTCAAAATTATATACAGAATTAATAATGACTAATTTACAGCTAGTTTTTAACTTAATGTTTGTAATTCAAGGAATAGCAGTTTGTATTTATTATTTAAAGAAATGGATAAGACAAGGGCCAAATAAAATTATGTTTCTTTCAGGGATAATTTTATGTTTATTTGGATTTATGGGAATATCTTTTGTTGGTATGGTAGATAGTATAATTGACTTTAGAAAGGTGAGAAGTTATAAATCCACTTAG